The following are from one region of the Hemitrygon akajei chromosome 31, sHemAka1.3, whole genome shotgun sequence genome:
- the LOC140719240 gene encoding zinc finger and BTB domain-containing protein 20-like isoform X3, with translation MAEQLHSINLQNFSRSLLETLNSQRLGGHFCDVTVRIHNTALRAHRCVLAAASPFFHDKLLLGYSEIEVPPLVSAQTLRRLVDFMYSGSLMVSHVEALQILTAASVLQIKTIIDECTRIISQNAPQKAQGDQSLASQKLDLSDEKEAVLCQTSGDQIHKFPMGFIETTLSPHTAEREFDFVQGCSKNAASTESGYKAEEMLPTLCRQQTAARQKGTGEQATSDQENLSLMDSSRNSEVRALWYNAAANQRPEVGLLPQGSHSRKQRQPIRLQMADGSEVTIKEEDDDLLYCGENITAQTVSNQTTEQVNQGEQTEEVPEANAFDPNQTAVGDRRDSGGHLSLSNKGEEMEFFNASDLLPDELKSFWQGEKEEKDTAIQQNRKMDCKSQLEASFPRSSTFIQDFLPGSTMQSNLRNQGCSAQYEVQGDATVASTTTHRNLYQIGLPQSPHLPTLASTSQTCMSSIPAQTTCQNPPVFPDGVQAVPAPAPAPASQVPSEAERKPYGCTQCGKTFSSRQNYAKHMFVHTENGCD, from the exons aTGGCTGAGCAACTTCATAGCATCAACCTCCAGAATTTCAGCAGATCCCTTCTGGAAACATTGAACTCACAACGTCTGGGTGGCCATTTCTGCGATGTGACAGTGCGTATCCATAACACGGCTCTCCGAGCCCACCGCTGTGTCTTGGCTGCAGCTAGCCCgtttttccatgacaaactcttGCTAGGTTACAGTGAGATTGAGGTCCCGCCTTTGGTCTCAGCCCAGACTCTGCGACGACTGGTTGATTTTATGTACAGTGGGTCACTGATGGTCTCCCACGTGGAGGCTCTACAGATCCTCACAGCAGCGAGCGTCCTTCAGATTAAAACCATCATTGATGAGTGTACACGAATTATTTCACAAAACGCCCCGCAAAAAGCTCAGGGGGACCAGTCATTAGCCAGTCAAAAGCTGGATCTTTCTGatgagaaagaagctgtcctttgCCAGACATCCGGTGACCAGATCCACAAGTTTCCCATGGGATTCATTGAAACAACGTTGTCACCCCACACAGCTGAGAGAGAGTTTGACTTTGTTCAGGGATGCTCAAAGAACGCAGCCTCAACTGAGAGCGGGTACAAAGCTGAAGAAATGCTCCCCACTCTGTGCAGGCAACAAACAGCAGCACGCCAGAAGGGAACAGGAGAGCAGGCCACGTCTGACCAGGAGAACCTGTCGCTCATGGACTCCAGTCGGAACAGTGAGGTGCGTGCACTTTGGTACAATGCTGCAGCCAACCAGCGACCTGAGGTGGGGCTGTTGCCACAAGGCAGTCACAGTCGCAAGCAGCGGCAGCCAATCAGACTCCAAATGGCTGATGGAAGTGAAGTGACCATCAAAGAGGAGGATGATGATCTTCTTTACTGTGGGGAGAACATCACTGCACAGACTGTCTCCAATCAAACCACAGAGCAGGTCAACCAGGGCGAACAGACTGAGGAAGTCCCCGAAGCAAATGCCTTTGACCCCAACCAGACCGCAGTGGGAGACCGAAGAGACTCTGGCGGTCATCTGAGTTTGAGCAACAAAGGGGAAGAGATGGAATTTTTCAATGCTAGTGACCTCTTACCGGATGAACTGAAGTCGTTCTGGCAAGGAGAGAAAGAGGAGAAGGACACTGCCATACAGCAAAATCGCAAAATGGACTGCAAGTCACAGCTTGAGGCTTCATTCCCGCGGTCTTCAACATTTATACAAGACTTCCTTCCAGGATCTACCATGCAATCCAACCTACGTAACCAGGGCTGCTCTGCACAATATGAAGTTCAAGGAGATGCCACCGTGGCCAGCACAACTACTCACCGCAACCTCTACCAAATTGGCCTTCCCCAGTCTCCTCACCTTCCAACATTGGCCTCCACTTCCCAGACTTGTATGTCCAGCATTCCGGCTCAGACAACATGTCAGAATCCCCCGGTATTCCCAGATGGAGTCCAAGCAGTGCCAgcaccagctccagctccagccaGCCAGGTTCCCAGTGAAGCTGAGCGGAAACCCTATGGATGCACACAATGTGGGAAGACTTTCAGCTCCAGACAGAACTATGCCAAGCACATGTTTGTTCACACAG AAAACGGATGTGACTGA
- the LOC140719240 gene encoding zinc finger and BTB domain-containing protein 20-like isoform X1: MAEQLHSINLQNFSRSLLETLNSQRLGGHFCDVTVRIHNTALRAHRCVLAAASPFFHDKLLLGYSEIEVPPLVSAQTLRRLVDFMYSGSLMVSHVEALQILTAASVLQIKTIIDECTRIISQNAPQKAQGDQSLASQKLDLSDEKEAVLCQTSGDQIHKFPMGFIETTLSPHTAEREFDFVQGCSKNAASTESGYKAEEMLPTLCRQQTAARQKGTGEQATSDQENLSLMDSSRNSEVRALWYNAAANQRPEVGLLPQGSHSRKQRQPIRLQMADGSEVTIKEEDDDLLYCGENITAQTVSNQTTEQVNQGEQTEEVPEANAFDPNQTAVGDRRDSGGHLSLSNKGEEMEFFNASDLLPDELKSFWQGEKEEKDTAIQQNRKMDCKSQLEASFPRSSTFIQDFLPGSTMQSNLRNQGCSAQYEVQGDATVASTTTHRNLYQIGLPQSPHLPTLASTSQTCMSSIPAQTTCQNPPVFPDGVQAVPAPAPAPASQVPSEAERKPYGCTQCGKTFSSRQNYAKHMFVHTGEKPHQCSVCWRSFSLRDYLIKHMVTHTGVRAYQCPVCNKRFTQKSSLNVHMRLHRGEKAFECHVCNKRFSHKTLLERHMVTHII, from the exons aTGGCTGAGCAACTTCATAGCATCAACCTCCAGAATTTCAGCAGATCCCTTCTGGAAACATTGAACTCACAACGTCTGGGTGGCCATTTCTGCGATGTGACAGTGCGTATCCATAACACGGCTCTCCGAGCCCACCGCTGTGTCTTGGCTGCAGCTAGCCCgtttttccatgacaaactcttGCTAGGTTACAGTGAGATTGAGGTCCCGCCTTTGGTCTCAGCCCAGACTCTGCGACGACTGGTTGATTTTATGTACAGTGGGTCACTGATGGTCTCCCACGTGGAGGCTCTACAGATCCTCACAGCAGCGAGCGTCCTTCAGATTAAAACCATCATTGATGAGTGTACACGAATTATTTCACAAAACGCCCCGCAAAAAGCTCAGGGGGACCAGTCATTAGCCAGTCAAAAGCTGGATCTTTCTGatgagaaagaagctgtcctttgCCAGACATCCGGTGACCAGATCCACAAGTTTCCCATGGGATTCATTGAAACAACGTTGTCACCCCACACAGCTGAGAGAGAGTTTGACTTTGTTCAGGGATGCTCAAAGAACGCAGCCTCAACTGAGAGCGGGTACAAAGCTGAAGAAATGCTCCCCACTCTGTGCAGGCAACAAACAGCAGCACGCCAGAAGGGAACAGGAGAGCAGGCCACGTCTGACCAGGAGAACCTGTCGCTCATGGACTCCAGTCGGAACAGTGAGGTGCGTGCACTTTGGTACAATGCTGCAGCCAACCAGCGACCTGAGGTGGGGCTGTTGCCACAAGGCAGTCACAGTCGCAAGCAGCGGCAGCCAATCAGACTCCAAATGGCTGATGGAAGTGAAGTGACCATCAAAGAGGAGGATGATGATCTTCTTTACTGTGGGGAGAACATCACTGCACAGACTGTCTCCAATCAAACCACAGAGCAGGTCAACCAGGGCGAACAGACTGAGGAAGTCCCCGAAGCAAATGCCTTTGACCCCAACCAGACCGCAGTGGGAGACCGAAGAGACTCTGGCGGTCATCTGAGTTTGAGCAACAAAGGGGAAGAGATGGAATTTTTCAATGCTAGTGACCTCTTACCGGATGAACTGAAGTCGTTCTGGCAAGGAGAGAAAGAGGAGAAGGACACTGCCATACAGCAAAATCGCAAAATGGACTGCAAGTCACAGCTTGAGGCTTCATTCCCGCGGTCTTCAACATTTATACAAGACTTCCTTCCAGGATCTACCATGCAATCCAACCTACGTAACCAGGGCTGCTCTGCACAATATGAAGTTCAAGGAGATGCCACCGTGGCCAGCACAACTACTCACCGCAACCTCTACCAAATTGGCCTTCCCCAGTCTCCTCACCTTCCAACATTGGCCTCCACTTCCCAGACTTGTATGTCCAGCATTCCGGCTCAGACAACATGTCAGAATCCCCCGGTATTCCCAGATGGAGTCCAAGCAGTGCCAgcaccagctccagctccagccaGCCAGGTTCCCAGTGAAGCTGAGCGGAAACCCTATGGATGCACACAATGTGGGAAGACTTTCAGCTCCAGACAGAACTATGCCAAGCACATGTTTGTTCACACAG GTGAGAAACCTCATCAGTGCAGTGTTTGCTGGCGTTCATTCTCGCTCAGGGACTACTTGATAAAACACATGGTAACACACACGGGCGTGCGAGCGTACCAGTGCCCGGTGTGTAATAAACGCTTTACTCAAAAGAGTTCCCTCAACGTGCACATGCGGCTCCACCGTGGCGAGAAGGCCTTCGAGTGTCACGTCTGTAACAAACGTTTCTCGCACAAGACTCTGCTGGAGAGGCACATGGTCACACACATAATATAA
- the LOC140719240 gene encoding zinc finger and BTB domain-containing protein 20-like isoform X2, with translation MAEQLHSINLQNFSRSLLETLNSQRLGGHFCDVTVRIHNTALRAHRCVLAAASPFFHDKLLLGYSEIEVPPLVSAQTLRRLVDFMYSGSLMVSHVEALQILTAASVLQIKTIIDECTRIISQNAPQKAQGDQSLASQKLDLSDEKEAVLCQTSGDQIHKFPMGFIETTLSPHTAEREFDFVQGCSKNAASTESGYKAEEMLPTLCRQQTAARQKGTGEQATSDQENLSLMDSSRNSEVRALWYNAAANQRPEVGLLPQGSHSRKQRQPIRLQMADGSEVTIKEEDDDLLYCGENITAQTVSNQTTEQVNQGEQTEEVPEANAFDPNQTAVGDRRDSGGHLSLSNKGEEMEFFNASDLLPDELKSFWQGEKEEKDTAIQQNRKMDCKSQLEASFPRSSTFIQDFLPGSTMQSNLRNQGCSAQYEVQGDATVASTTTHRNLYQIGLPQSPHLPTLASTSQTCMSSIPAQTTCQNPPVFPDGVQAVPAPAPAPASQVPSEAERKPYGCTQCGKTFSSRQNYAKHMFVHTGCQLKLSTFKNLSFFILTLLLKFPTSATVKHFLLDLHILLMGTRNGHKIPLVA, from the exons aTGGCTGAGCAACTTCATAGCATCAACCTCCAGAATTTCAGCAGATCCCTTCTGGAAACATTGAACTCACAACGTCTGGGTGGCCATTTCTGCGATGTGACAGTGCGTATCCATAACACGGCTCTCCGAGCCCACCGCTGTGTCTTGGCTGCAGCTAGCCCgtttttccatgacaaactcttGCTAGGTTACAGTGAGATTGAGGTCCCGCCTTTGGTCTCAGCCCAGACTCTGCGACGACTGGTTGATTTTATGTACAGTGGGTCACTGATGGTCTCCCACGTGGAGGCTCTACAGATCCTCACAGCAGCGAGCGTCCTTCAGATTAAAACCATCATTGATGAGTGTACACGAATTATTTCACAAAACGCCCCGCAAAAAGCTCAGGGGGACCAGTCATTAGCCAGTCAAAAGCTGGATCTTTCTGatgagaaagaagctgtcctttgCCAGACATCCGGTGACCAGATCCACAAGTTTCCCATGGGATTCATTGAAACAACGTTGTCACCCCACACAGCTGAGAGAGAGTTTGACTTTGTTCAGGGATGCTCAAAGAACGCAGCCTCAACTGAGAGCGGGTACAAAGCTGAAGAAATGCTCCCCACTCTGTGCAGGCAACAAACAGCAGCACGCCAGAAGGGAACAGGAGAGCAGGCCACGTCTGACCAGGAGAACCTGTCGCTCATGGACTCCAGTCGGAACAGTGAGGTGCGTGCACTTTGGTACAATGCTGCAGCCAACCAGCGACCTGAGGTGGGGCTGTTGCCACAAGGCAGTCACAGTCGCAAGCAGCGGCAGCCAATCAGACTCCAAATGGCTGATGGAAGTGAAGTGACCATCAAAGAGGAGGATGATGATCTTCTTTACTGTGGGGAGAACATCACTGCACAGACTGTCTCCAATCAAACCACAGAGCAGGTCAACCAGGGCGAACAGACTGAGGAAGTCCCCGAAGCAAATGCCTTTGACCCCAACCAGACCGCAGTGGGAGACCGAAGAGACTCTGGCGGTCATCTGAGTTTGAGCAACAAAGGGGAAGAGATGGAATTTTTCAATGCTAGTGACCTCTTACCGGATGAACTGAAGTCGTTCTGGCAAGGAGAGAAAGAGGAGAAGGACACTGCCATACAGCAAAATCGCAAAATGGACTGCAAGTCACAGCTTGAGGCTTCATTCCCGCGGTCTTCAACATTTATACAAGACTTCCTTCCAGGATCTACCATGCAATCCAACCTACGTAACCAGGGCTGCTCTGCACAATATGAAGTTCAAGGAGATGCCACCGTGGCCAGCACAACTACTCACCGCAACCTCTACCAAATTGGCCTTCCCCAGTCTCCTCACCTTCCAACATTGGCCTCCACTTCCCAGACTTGTATGTCCAGCATTCCGGCTCAGACAACATGTCAGAATCCCCCGGTATTCCCAGATGGAGTCCAAGCAGTGCCAgcaccagctccagctccagccaGCCAGGTTCCCAGTGAAGCTGAGCGGAAACCCTATGGATGCACACAATGTGGGAAGACTTTCAGCTCCAGACAGAACTATGCCAAGCACATGTTTGTTCACACAG GCTGTCAACTAAAGCTCTCAACTTTCAAAAACCTCAGTTTCTTCATCCTAACTTTGTTACTGAAATTCCCAACCTCTGCAACTGTTAAACATTTTCTGCTGGATCTTCACATTCTTCTTATGggaaccagaaatggacacaagaTTCCACTTGTAGCCTAA